From a region of the Mercurialis annua linkage group LG1-X, ddMerAnnu1.2, whole genome shotgun sequence genome:
- the LOC126666335 gene encoding protein ROOT INITIATION DEFECTIVE 3-like — MEEDLVIASSSIDGGIGCWDLRTGAEQLHYKSCASPPHGLICIDSGFIASSQLRDAHASSGSILYWSWLKPQVEVKCFPEEPIKPLICNREGTYLIGGGLSGDIYLWEVTTGRLLKKWRAHYRAVTCLVFTEDNSFLVSGSEDGSVKVWSLLMLFDDYQMEQGSQLYEHSFSEHTLCVTDVVTGYGGGNAIIVSASEDRTCKVWSLSKKRLLRNIVFPSIIDSLALDPGEHVFYAGCRDGKIYIAALNADSSSSKSNWLHIIGSLSSQSKPVTSLAFSANGNLLLAGSEDGIIRVWDSRSHNIVRTFKHAKGPVNNIQIVRRPLYLNPRASSSMQAFSRKRGSLASPPLEKYISSTEKNIGTSAVIRLQSMCNNLLDNLYASSQVIANQIEGLKQQGSAAASEMEVERLKRDCTQYIQKLQEWKKIYGDLHGLCVNWVLEGDKAMKRIKT, encoded by the exons ATGGAAGAAGATTTAGTAATAGCCTCCTCCTCAATCGACGGCGGCATTGGTTGCTGGGACCTACGAACAGGCGCCGAGCAACTGCATTATAAAAGCTGCGCCTCTCCTCCTCACGGACTTATCTGCATAGACTCCGGCTTCATTGCTTCTTCTCAGCTCCGAGACGCTCACGCTTCATCTGGCTCTATTCTTTATTGGTCATGGTTAAAG CCTCAAGTTGAGGTGAAATGCTTCCCGGAAGAGCCGATAAAACCGCTTATTTGTAACAGAGAAGGAACTTATTTAATCGGAGGAGGATTATCCGGTGATATTTATCTTTGGGAG GTTACAACTGGTAGACTGCTTAAGAAATGGCGAGCTCATTATAGGGCTGTAACGTGTTTGGTGTTTACCGAGGATAATTCCTTTTTGGTTTCTGGTTCAGAGGATGGTTCTGTTAAAGTTTGGTCACTTCTCAT GTTATTTGATGATTATCAAATGGAGCAGGGTAGCCAGCTTTATGAACACAGCTTCTCCGAGCATACTTTGTGTGTAACTGATGTAGTTACAGGTTATGGGGGTGGAAATGCGATTATTGTTTCAGCTTCTGAGGATCGAACGTGCAAG GTGTGGAGCTTATCTAAGAAGAGATTGCTGAGAAATATTGTTTTTCCTTCAATCATTGATTCTCTTGCATTAGACCCTGGCGAACATGTCTTCTATGCTGGCTGTAGAGATGGAAAGATATACATTGCGGCACTTAATGCTGATAGTTCCTCAAGCAAAAGTAATTGGCTGCATATTATTGGTTCATTATCTAGTCAGAG TAAGCCTGTTACTTCCTTAGCTTTTAGTGCAAATGGAAATTTATTGCTAGCTGGATCAGAGGATGGCATCATTCGAGTTTGGGATTCCAGGAGCCATAACATTGTTCGCACCTTTAAACATGCAAAAG GTCCCGTGAATAACATCCAAATTGTTAGGCGGCCACTATACCTGAATCCTAGAGCATCATCAAGCATGCAGGCTTTCTCAAGAAAGCGCGGATCATTAGCATCACCTCCACTCGAAAAATACATCAGTTCAACAGAGAAAAATATCGGAACCAGTGCAGTCATTAGACTCCAGTCTATGTGCAACAATCTACTGGATAATTTATACGCCAGCTCACAAGTGATTGCTAATCAAATTGAAGgcttaaag CAACAAGGTTCTGCTGCTGCATCTGAAATGGAAGTGGAGAGACTTAAGCGTGATTGCACCCAATATATCCAAAAGCTTCAGGAATGGAAGAAAATATATGGCGACTTGCACGGATTGTGCGTAAATTGGGTATTGGAAGGAGATAAGGCGatgaaacgaatcaaaacaTAA
- the LOC126664984 gene encoding uncharacterized protein LOC126664984 gives MASLHASELESAATDSVASSPRSEHFGSHDSRVRFMCSFGGKILPRPHDNQLRYVGGDTRIVAVHRSTTYSALLTKLSKLSGSSNVTVKYQLPNEDLDALISVTTDEDIDNMIEEYDRVSLNQNPRSARLRLFLFSKEDDSRTSSINSLLDGSTNREHWFFDALNAGSRLERGRSEASSIVSEVPDYLFGLDNSDETAMRTESKNKTRYFLHDNVSASDPGSPAPVISSPFCSSSSAVPTVPSIPDLPPVKTKVENMDPFLRKGQIPVETPSEPIEQPVSQPVMYSGNNQGMHYMPNVHYPGHAVQQMPVYYVPGSVPPQGNVQVQPFQMRPQYVQQYPVSTGQLPMGYHPQIPGMGQVYGGAGMRPMTAPMDPYDGGRMVNPDGVTQQLYYGVRNGAPGMIPGYPGMMLPGGEELQRTASDINQGRVSQS, from the exons ATGGCGTCCCTTCACGCATCCGAGCTCGAATCGGCCGCTACCGACTCCGTAGCTTCGTCTCCTCGGTCCGAACACTTCGGTTCTCATGACTCACGTGTCCGATTTATGTGTAGCTTCGGCGGTAAGATTCTCCCTCGTCCCCACGACAATCAGCTCCGATATGTCGGTGGGGATACTCGCATAGTCGCTGTTCATCGCTCCACCACTTACTCCGCCCTCCTCACCAAACTATCAAAACTATCAG GTAGTTCTAATGTGACCGTTAAGTATCAGTTACCGAACGAGGATCTTGATGCTTTGATATCGGTTACTACTGATGAGGATATAGATAACATGATCGAAGAATATGATCGTGTTTCTTTAAATCAGAATCCGCGTTCAGCTCGACTCAGGTTATTTCTTTTCTCGAAGGAGGACGATTCAAGAACGAGTAGCATCAACTCGCTTCTTGATGGCTCAACAAACAGAGAGCACTGGTTCTTTGATGCTCTTAATGCCGGGTCCAGGCTCGAGCGGGGACGATCTGAAGCTTCTTCCATTGTTTCTGAAGTACCGGATTATTTATTCGGATTGGATAATTCCGATGAGACCGCGATGAGAACCGAGTCAAAGAATAAGACTCGTTATTTTTTGCATGATAATGTGTCAGCTTCGGATCCGGGTTCTCCTGCTCCGGTTATTTCTTCACCGTTTTGCTCTTCTTCATCGGCTGTTCCGACTGTGCCTTCTATTCCTGATCTTCCACCGGTGAAAACTAAGGTTGAAAATATGGATCCATTCTTGCGAAAAGGTCAAATTCCGGTTGAAACCCCATCGGAACCGATCGAACAGCCCGTTTCGCAGCCGGTTATGTATTCGGGTAACAACCAAGGTATGCATTATATGCCGAATGTTCATTATCCGGGTCATGCTGTCCAGCAAATGCCTGTTTATTATGTTCCGGGTTCGGTTCCTCCACAAGGTAATGTCCAAGTCCAGCCTTTCCAAATGCGGCCTCAGTATGTTCAACAATATCCAGTATCAACGGGTCAATTGCCTATGGGGTACCACCCACAGATTCCTGGTATGGGTCAAGTATATGGTGGGGCAGGTATGAGGCCCATGACGGCTCCAATGGATCCATATGACGGTGGACGAATGGTTAATCCTGATGGCGTGACTCAACAGCTTTACTATGGAGTTAGAAATGGAGCTCCAGGTATGATTCCGGGCTATCCGGGTATGATGTTGCCGGGTGGGGAGGAATTGCAAAGGACTGCCTCAGATATAAATCAGGGTCGGGTATCCCAATCTTGA